In the genome of Streptomyces sp. NBC_00433, the window GAGCCGGTCGATACCGCTGGAGACCGCGGCGACCCTCAGCGGGCACAAGGACGACTACGACCAGGGTCTCGACCAGGTCTACGGTCCGACCCCCGAGGAGCGCGCGCAGCAGCAGGCACAGGGCGGTGGCACCGGCAGCGGCGGCTGATGGGCGTCCGGTCGCTGGTCGACGCGCTCGGAGACGGCGGCGACCGGCTGCTGCGCTCCGCGAAGCACGAGGTCGGCAGCATGATCGACGACGACGCCCACTCGCTGGCCGCGGGTTTCGACGCCGCGGGGCTGCACCGCGTGGCCGACTGGACCGGGGACACCGGCGACCTGGTCGCCGACCGGCTCGGGGTGCGGATCGCCGAGCAGCAACTGGGCGGGAGCGACGACCCGAAGGACCTGCTGCACGGCGACTCCGGCCGCCTCCGTGGCGCCGCCGGCCATCTGCGCCGGCTGCACACGGCCTTCGACACCGGGCGTGCGGGCCTGTCCCGGCTCGACCCCGGCAGCTGGAACGGCGCGGGCGGCGACGCCTTCCGCGCGGCCTTCACACCGCAGCCCGCGGCCTGGGACCGGGCGGCGACCGCCTGCCTGGAGGCGGCGAACGCGCTGGAGCGCTACGCCTTCACCGTCGACTGGGCGCAGCGCCAGGCCGCGGAGGCCGTCCGGCTGTGGACGAAGGGGGTACGGGCGCGCAAGGAGGCCGCGGCGGCATACAACGCGCGGGTCGACCGCTACGAGTCCGCGCTCGCGGCCGGCGGCGACGACCTCCCGGCCAGGCCTGGCCCCTTCACCGACCCGGGCGCGGAGGACCGCGGCGCTGCCGGCGACCTGCTGGCCGCGGCGCGGGAGCAGCGCGACACGGTGGCCCGCGGCGCCGAGGCGGCCGTGAGGTCCGCGACCGGTCTCGCCCCCGGGCTGCCGGACTTCGCCGGCCGCTTCAGGGCCGACGCGACCGATCTGGTGGACGACGCGCCGGTCCGCCTGGAGCACTTCGCCGGGGGGCTGATCCGCTCGGGCTCCGACATGGTGCGCTTCACCCGCGGCCTGAACCCGTACGACGCGTACAACCTGACCCATCCCGCCGCCTATGTGACGCGGCTCAATGCCACGGCCGCCGGGCTGCTCGATCTGACGGCACATCCCGAGCGGTTGCCCGCGCTGGTCCTCGGTGCCGGCTGGGGCCGCGACAGTGACGAGGCGGGCGGGCGGCTGCTCGGCAATGTCCTGCTGGCCGTGGCAACGGACGGGGGCGGTACGGCCGGCCGCAATGCGGTGGGCCGGCGGAACGCCGTACCGGCGCGCGGTGCCGCTCTCGACGACATCCGCGGCGCCCTGCGTGACGGGCCCGACGGGCTGCAGCCGGTCAACCGGGCGCACCAGCGGATGCTGGAGAGGGCGGTGCCGCGCCACCCCGACGGCAGTTTCCAGCGCTATCCGGACCCGCGCGGTGTGTGGACGAGGCTGCAGAACGACGGCGGCACCAGGGTGGCGGGACGCGCCAACAACTGCGCCGACAACGTCCGTGCCGCGCTGGAGACCTGGTACGGCAATCCGCAGGTCGCCGCGGCTCGTACGCTCGGCAGGGCGGCGAACGGAAAGCTCGACATGGTGAGCGCCGAGCGGTTCGGCGTGGAGAACGGCAACGCCTGGGGCGGCACCTCCATCGGCTACACCGGTCCCGGGCCCGCCGCCTACCAGCGGGTGGCCGACGACCTGCGCGGCTCCGGGCACGGGTCGAGCGCCTTCGTCCACGTCGAATGGTGGCCGACCGCCGCCGGTGTGCGCACCTCTCATGTCTTCACCGCGCTGAACCACCGCGGCGAGGTCTTCTGGTTCGACCCGCAGTCCGGCCTCGTGAGCACCAACCCGATCCACTGGGCGGTGCGCCATGTCTTCCACTACGTATTGGACGCCGACCGGCGCCCTGTCACCCGCGAACCGGCCGTGACCGCGGCCCCGGAGTAGCCGATGAACGCAGACGACGCCCGGCGTATCGCCGCCCGCAGCTACTGCTGGCAACTGCCGAACGGCGAGCCGGCCCCGACAAGCGCCACCGAATTCGACCTCGGCTACATCGTGATGCCCGTCCTCCCGCCGCCCCCGCCGCAGCTTCCCGGACAACCGCCGCCCATTTCGCAGCCCGGCACGGCCGCGATCGTCGTCGACAAGGCGACAGAATCAGCCACCGTCGTGCCGTACCGAGGCGACGAGGGAACAGCCGACCACTACCGCCAGACGTATCGGCAGCCGCGCCCCTGACGGGACGGCGACGGTCCGGCACCGCGCCGCGGACCTGCGGAGGGGGCCGCGGCGGCCCAACCGGAAGGCCGCAAAGGTCCGTTCCGCCGGGCTCTGTCGCCCCGCCTGGCCTGGACGTTCCGGTCCCGGAGATGCGACCCCCGGCCGGGACCTGAGAGGATGACCCGGATCGGCAACACAGCAACCAGCGGACCGGCCGCCGAACCGGTTCCGCAGAACAGCACCGCGGGGGTGGGCTGATGGGTCTCGGTAGTCTGATCGACAAGATCGGCGACGGTGGCGAGAAACTGCTCGGCAAGGCCAAGCAGAAGGCCGGCGAACTGATCGACGACGGCGCCCACTTCGTCGGTGACAACCTGGACCATGTCGGCCTGCACGACGCGGCCGACTGGGTCGACGACCAGGGCGACTCCATAGCCGACCACCTCGGCGCGCACGTCGACGAGCAGCAGCTCGGCCAGACCGAGGACCCCAAGGAACTGGTGCACGGCGACTCGAACAAGATCCGCGAGGTCTCCGGTCACCTGAGCCGCTTCCACAGCGCCTTCGACACCGGCCACACCGGTCTGACCCACCTCGACCCCGGCAGCTGGGAGGGCGACGGCGCCGAGGCCTTCCGGGCGAAATTCGCCTCGCAGCCCGCCAAGTGGGCCAAGGCAGCGACCGCCTGCCAGGACGCGTCGAACGCGCTGGAGCACTACGCCTTCACCGTCGACTGGGCCCAGGGCCAGGCCAAGGAGGCCGTCCGGCTCTGGAAGCAGGGCACCGAGGCACGGAAGAAGGCCGCGGCGGCGTACAACGCGAAGGTCGACCAGTACAACACTGACCTCGCCAGCTACAAGGACCTGGTCGACGGCGACAGCGA includes:
- a CDS encoding toxin glutamine deamidase domain-containing protein, with translation MGVRSLVDALGDGGDRLLRSAKHEVGSMIDDDAHSLAAGFDAAGLHRVADWTGDTGDLVADRLGVRIAEQQLGGSDDPKDLLHGDSGRLRGAAGHLRRLHTAFDTGRAGLSRLDPGSWNGAGGDAFRAAFTPQPAAWDRAATACLEAANALERYAFTVDWAQRQAAEAVRLWTKGVRARKEAAAAYNARVDRYESALAAGGDDLPARPGPFTDPGAEDRGAAGDLLAAAREQRDTVARGAEAAVRSATGLAPGLPDFAGRFRADATDLVDDAPVRLEHFAGGLIRSGSDMVRFTRGLNPYDAYNLTHPAAYVTRLNATAAGLLDLTAHPERLPALVLGAGWGRDSDEAGGRLLGNVLLAVATDGGGTAGRNAVGRRNAVPARGAALDDIRGALRDGPDGLQPVNRAHQRMLERAVPRHPDGSFQRYPDPRGVWTRLQNDGGTRVAGRANNCADNVRAALETWYGNPQVAAARTLGRAANGKLDMVSAERFGVENGNAWGGTSIGYTGPGPAAYQRVADDLRGSGHGSSAFVHVEWWPTAAGVRTSHVFTALNHRGEVFWFDPQSGLVSTNPIHWAVRHVFHYVLDADRRPVTREPAVTAAPE